A single genomic interval of Caldibacillus debilis DSM 16016 harbors:
- a CDS encoding transposase, whose amino-acid sequence MAYQNSTLSFEQMLLQFMSEQDPMLSMLQWLCEQLMEAEVSAKIKAQKSERTDSRQGYRSGYRVRRFDTRMG is encoded by the coding sequence ATGGCTTACCAGAATTCTACCTTATCTTTCGAACAAATGCTACTCCAGTTTATGTCTGAACAAGACCCCATGTTGTCCATGCTTCAATGGCTTTGTGAGCAATTGATGGAAGCTGAGGTATCGGCAAAAATTAAAGCGCAAAAGTCAGAACGGACAGATTCACGTCAAGGGTATCGATCAGGTTATCGAGTCCGACGCTTTGACACAAGAATGGG